ATGATCCGACGAACCAAGCTCGTGCTTTGAACTTACTTGCGGAACAAGGCTGGATTGAACTCAAGCCAGATGTCGATCCACTGACAGTTTCAGAGAAGGACATCGTCAAAAATCCTAAGAAACTCGTCATCAAACCACTCGAGGCGGCTCAATTGCCACGCGCTGTCGAAAGTGTCGATATCTCAGCCGTTCCAGGGAACTTCGCGCTTGCTGCGAAATTCGACTTACTCGATGCGTTAGCGCTTGAGACGATGGATGAGCAGTACCGTAACCTTGTTGCCGTTCAAACAAAAGATGCGGATGCACAAGTTGCAAAAGACTTGAAAGCCGCTGTTGAATCGGACGCTTTCAATACAGTCATCGAAAAATCATTCAAAGGCTTCAGCAAGCCTGAATGGGCAAACTGATTTAAAAACGACCGGAATTCAACGAGATCACTTCTCCTTGAATTCCGGTCGTTTTGCGTTAGAACTGATACCACATCAGTTCTTCATCGTGATACGTATCTCCGATTTTCAGCGCTCGCGGTTCAATCGCGTATGATTCAAAACCAAGTGATTGATAGAGTGCTTTAGCAGCTTCGTTCGTCCGAACGACCGAGAGATGAACTTGCTCGATTAAAGGATGCTCCTCTAATATCTGTAATGCCTCTTGTACGAGTCGCCGTCCGATCTGCTGTTTTCGGACGCGTGGAGTGACGTACATCGCAAATAGATTC
This window of the Exiguobacterium acetylicum genome carries:
- a CDS encoding MetQ/NlpA family ABC transporter substrate-binding protein, whose product is MKKRYAFLATALLGAGVLAGCGDSSADEKDKTIKIGATSGPYSDMVKQAIQPQLEKKGYKVEIVEFSDYIQPNIALGSGNIDANLFQHSIYLKTFSKEKNLDLKGLITVPTAPMGLYSKTAKTLEDVKTGAEVATPNDPTNQARALNLLAEQGWIELKPDVDPLTVSEKDIVKNPKKLVIKPLEAAQLPRAVESVDISAVPGNFALAAKFDLLDALALETMDEQYRNLVAVQTKDADAQVAKDLKAAVESDAFNTVIEKSFKGFSKPEWAN
- a CDS encoding GNAT family N-acetyltransferase, encoding MKIRQLNAEDATLYKMLRLEALQHHPEAFGSDYEAEKDRPIEQYAKRFESEQTSTFGAFSEGELVGVVTVVCLNPVKIRHRANLFAMYVTPRVRKQQIGRRLVQEALQILEEHPLIEQVHLSVVRTNEAAKALYQSLGFESYAIEPRALKIGDTYHDEELMWYQF